A genomic region of Cannabis sativa cultivar Pink pepper isolate KNU-18-1 chromosome 1, ASM2916894v1, whole genome shotgun sequence contains the following coding sequences:
- the LOC115706216 gene encoding monocopper oxidase-like protein SKS1, translating into MASLKGSVLSSVFGFVCIVLFSNICFAADPTISYEFHISYITASPLGVPQRVIAVNGKFPGPRINATTNNNVLVNVFNKLDENLLITWPGIQLRRDSWQDGVLGTNCPIPPKWNWTYDFQVKDQIGSFFYFPSINFQRAAGGFGSFVINNRPVISIPFAQPDGDIEIFIGDWYIRNHTALRTSLSAGKELGMPDGVLINGKGPYRYNNTLVPDGIEHETINVDPGKTYRLRVHNVGVSTSLNFRIQSHNILLAETEGHYTMQQNYTDFDIHVGQSYSFLLTTDQNASTDYYIVASARFVNESIWQRVTGVAVLHYSNSKGPATGPLPDPPNDVFDKTRSMNQALSVRQNGSASGARPNPQGSFHYGSINITDTYVIRSLPLVTIGGSRRATLNGISFLNPKTPMRLADKHKLKGVYKLDFPNRPLNRPPRRDISVINGTYKGFMEIIFHNNDTIMQSFHINGYSGFVVGMDYGNWTEDSRGRYNKWDAISRATIQVYPEAWTAVLISLDNVGVWNIRSENLDRWYLGQETYLRIINPDENGETEFAQPDNVLFCGDLAYLQKEQKHNSAISISREFLRLPLTLLIAFFVFTICS; encoded by the exons ATGGCTTCGCTTAAGGGCTCTGTGTTGTCCTCCGTTTTTGGGTTCGTCTGCATTGTTTTGTTCTCAAATATCTGTTTCGCCGCTGACCCCACCATTTCTTACGAGTTCCATATCTCTTACATCACTGCTTCTCCTCTTGGTGTTCCTCAACGG GTTATAGCTGTTAATGGGAAGTTTCCAGGTCCTCGAATAAATGCCACCACAAATAATAATGTCCTTGTTAATGTCTTCAACAAATTGGATGAGAATCTCTTGATTACTTG GCCTGGGATCCAGTTGCGAAGAGATTCATGGCAGGATGGTGTTCTTGGTACCAATTGTCCCATTCCTCCTAAGTGGAATTGGACTTATGACTTTCAAGTTAAGGATCAGATTGGTAGCTTCTTCTACTTCCCCTCTATCAATTTCCAGAGAGCAGCAGGTGGCTTCGGCTCCTTTGTCATCAACAATCGACCAGTCATATCCATTCCTTTCGCCCAGCCTGATGGTGATATTGAAATCTTCATTGGAGATTGGTATATCAGAAATCATACT GCATTAAGGACATCTTTAAGTGCTGGGAAAGAGCTTGGGATGCCAGATGGAGTTCTCATCAATGGAAAAGGGCCATATCGTTACAACAACACTCTTGTGCCTGATGGTATTGAACATGAAACCATCAATGTTGACCCAG GCAAAACTTATCGACTTCGCGTGCACAACGTTGGAGTTTCTACAAGTTTAAACTTCAGAATTCAGAGTCACAATATACTTTTAGCCGAAACAGAGGGACACTATACTATGCAACAAAACTACACTGACTTCGATATTCATGTTGGGCAGTCTTATTCTTTCTTGTTGACCACTGATCAGAATGCCAGTACCGATTACTATATTGTTGCCAGTGCTAGGTTTGTAAATGAATCTATTTGGCAAAGGGTCACAGGAGTTGCAGTCCTGCACTACTCTAATTCTAAAGGTCCAGCCACTGGTCCTCTCCCCGATCCACCAAATGATGTGTTTGACAAAACAAGGTCGATGAATCAAGCATTGAGTGTCAG GCAAAATGGATCAGCCAGTGGAGCTCGGCCTAACCCCCAGGGTTCATTTCACTATGGCTCCATTAATATCACTGATACGTATGTTATTAGGAGTTTACCACTAGTAACAATCGGTGGTTCTCGACGAGCTACACTTAATGGCATCTCTTTTCTCAATCCCAAGACTCCAATGAGGCTTGCTGACAAGCATAAACTTAAAGGAGTTTATAAGCTTGATTTCCCCAATAGACCTCTTAATAGACCACCTCGAAGAGACATTTCTGTGATTAATGGTACTTACAAGGGATTCATGGAAATTATATTCCACAACAATGATACCATAATGCAGAGTTTCCATATAAATGGCTATTCTGGTTTTGTGGTCGG GATGGATTATGGTAATTGGACAGAGGACAGTAGAGGTAGATATAACAAGTGGGATGCCATCTCTCGCGCCACTATTCAG GTATACCCGGAGGCATGGACAGCAGTTCTGATATCTCTTGACAATGTTGGAGTATGGAACATACGATCTGAAAACCTTGACAGATGGTATCTTGGGCAAGAAACATACTTGAGAATCATCAATCCGGATGAAAATGGCGAAACAGAGTTTGCTCAGCCTGATAATGTTTTATTCTGTGGTGACCTAGCCTATTTGCAAAA